The genomic window AATGATGTGGTCAGCAGAATATTCAGTAACTTTTCCGTCCTTATCCGTAACGTCAATTTTTTTACCTGGTTTTACTTTTCCAAAACCATTGATAACGTCAATTTTATTTTTTTTCATCAAGAAAGTAACTCCTTTGCTCATTCCAGCAGCCACATTACGACTACGTTGAATCACAGCAGGAAAATCTTTATCAAACGATGAAACAGTCAATCCATAATCAGAAGCGTGCTTTAAGTAATCAAAAACCTGTGCCGATTTTAACAATGCTTTCGTAGGGATGCAACCCCAGTTTAAACAAATTCCACCAAGGTTTTCTTTTTCGATTACGGCAACTTTAAAGCCTAATTGCGATGCTCTAATGGCAGTTACATATCCACCTGGGCCACTTCCTAAAACTATAATATCGTATTTCATTTTTTTGTATTTATTTTTTTAGTTGTAAAAATGCAGTTGCAAAAGCTCTTGTCATTTTTGTATGTGTTTTCTAATTAATTTCAGTCTGCGAATTTAAGGAATTTATTTTATTAGAAGGAAGATTCCGCTTTAAAAGTTTAATACGTTGTCAATCAAAATTGTTAGAAATTTTACTAAAAGTAATTAGTAATTAGCTGTTAGTTATTGGCATTAAAAGCTAATTACTAATCACTAATGGCTAATTACTACTATTAATACTCCACAGCAAACTGCGAATCATACAGGTTTTTATAATAACCGCCGTCTTTGATAACTAATTCCTGATGCGTTCCTTGCTCTACAATCAGTCCTTTATCCATTACCACAATTTTATCTGCATTGATAATAGTAGCCAATCGGTGTGCAATTACTATAGAAGTTCTTCCTTTCGTAATCGTTTCAGTAGCTTTCTGAATCAATTCTTCCGAATACGTATCGATAGAAGAAGTCGCTTCGTCTAAAATCAAAATACTTGGATTGCTCACATAAGCTCGCAAAAAAGCAATCAATTGACGCTGTCCGGACGAAAGCATTACACCACGTTCTTTCACATCAAAATCATAATTGTCAGGCAAACTCATAATGAATTTGTGAACGCCAATTTTTTTGGCAGCAGCCAAAACTTCCTCACGAGAAATAGTAGGGTTGTTCAGTGTGATGTTGTTGTAAATGGTATCGGCAAAAAGAAAAACGTCCTGCAACACCACTGCAATTTGTTTGCGCAACGAACTCAACGTATAGTTTTCGATATTGTGGTCATCAATAGCAATCGTTCCGCTATTGATTTCATAAAAACGGTTTAGCAAGTTGATAATCGTTGATTTTCCAGCTCCTGTAGAACCTACAATCGCAATGGTTTCGCCTGCCTTTACATCCAAATCAATGCCTTTTATCACATATTCCTCGGCGATATAACCAAAATGAACGTCTTTGAATTGAATATTTCCTTTAAAAATTGGTGCTTCTACTGTTCCTGTATCCTGAATTTGGTCTTGTGTATCTAAAATGTCAAAAACACGATTGGCAGCAATCATCCCCAATTGCATCTCGTTGAATTTATCCGCAATTTGACGCAACGGATTGAACAACATTCCGATAAACATGGTGTAAGCCGTCATTTGACCTAAAGTGGTAAAGGTGTCTCCGTTTATAATTTGCATTCCGCCATAAAACACAATAAAACCAAGTGTTAATGAAGAAATAATATCGGCAATAGGGAAGAAGATGGAGTTGTATAAAATGGTTTTTATCCAAGCTTTGTTGTGTTTTCCGTTAATTTCTTTGAATTTTTCGGCTTCAATATCTTCCCGATTGAACAATTGAACAATCTTCATTCCCGTAACTCGTTCTTGCACGAAAGAATTCATATTAGCAATTTGAGTTCGAACTTCTTCAAAAGCGATTTGCATTTTCTTTTGGAATATTCGGGTAAAGAAAACCAATATTGGCATTGCTAAAACGACAATCAATGAAAGTTCCCAATTCATCCAAAACATGATGATTAGACACACAATCATTTTCATGACATCACTAGCAATCATAAACAAACCTTGGCTAAAAATTTTAGCAATTTGTTCAATGTCTGAAACGGATCTTGTTACTAACTGTCCAACAGGTACGTGGTCAAAATACTTAATTCTAAAACTCAACATGTGTTTGAAGAGTTTCGTTCGAATGTCTTTTACAATATCTTGTCCCAGCCAATTCGCCCAATACACAAAGAAAAATTGGAAAATTACCTCTAACAACAAAGTAATTCCCATTAAGGTTACATATAATAATAAACCGTAATTGTCTTTGGGTTTAATGTAAGTGTCCACAGTTCCTTGTAGGATTAAAGGACGTAAAGCGGCAAATAATGACAAGAAAACAGCGAATGCAATCACGCTATTGAATCGCCATTGGTATGGTTTAGTGTATTTTAATATTCTTTTAAATACTGTTGTGTCAAATACTTTTGCTTTCATAATTCAGATTGCAGATTTTAGATTTTAGATTTCAGATTTTTTAAAATTTGAAATTGAAACTGTTTACTGCTTTATAATCATTTCTATAATCTATTCTCTTGGTTCTTTGCTCTATTTTCTTTTCTCTTCTAAAAATAATCGTAATCAATTTGGGTCAAATACAAACCGTGTGCGGGAACTGAAAATCCAGCTTTTTCTCGATTTTTACTCTTAATAATTTCATTGAAATCGT from Flavobacterium eburneipallidum includes these protein-coding regions:
- a CDS encoding ABC transporter ATP-binding protein, giving the protein MKAKVFDTTVFKRILKYTKPYQWRFNSVIAFAVFLSLFAALRPLILQGTVDTYIKPKDNYGLLLYVTLMGITLLLEVIFQFFFVYWANWLGQDIVKDIRTKLFKHMLSFRIKYFDHVPVGQLVTRSVSDIEQIAKIFSQGLFMIASDVMKMIVCLIIMFWMNWELSLIVVLAMPILVFFTRIFQKKMQIAFEEVRTQIANMNSFVQERVTGMKIVQLFNREDIEAEKFKEINGKHNKAWIKTILYNSIFFPIADIISSLTLGFIVFYGGMQIINGDTFTTLGQMTAYTMFIGMLFNPLRQIADKFNEMQLGMIAANRVFDILDTQDQIQDTGTVEAPIFKGNIQFKDVHFGYIAEEYVIKGIDLDVKAGETIAIVGSTGAGKSTIINLLNRFYEINSGTIAIDDHNIENYTLSSLRKQIAVVLQDVFLFADTIYNNITLNNPTISREEVLAAAKKIGVHKFIMSLPDNYDFDVKERGVMLSSGQRQLIAFLRAYVSNPSILILDEATSSIDTYSEELIQKATETITKGRTSIVIAHRLATIINADKIVVMDKGLIVEQGTHQELVIKDGGYYKNLYDSQFAVEY